The following coding sequences are from one Mugil cephalus isolate CIBA_MC_2020 chromosome 9, CIBA_Mcephalus_1.1, whole genome shotgun sequence window:
- the alp3 gene encoding alkaline phosphatase, tissue-nonspecific isozyme, which yields MESTRLTSSVFFLLVVFTLSNAKVAEEDPEFWRSQARKTLQSALDRKLNENVAKNILFFLGDGMGITTYTAARILKGQLQNQTGEETVMTMDTFPSVGLAKTYSVDFQIPDSAATATAYLCGVKTNLNTVGVNAATRNGACKTQKGNEVTSILKWAKDAGKSVGIVTTTRVQHATPAAAYAHSASRSWYSDADMSDAAKLEGCTDIASQLIENTDIDVIIGGGRKYMTPSGTKDPEYPWDYGSRGKRKDGRDLITEWQNLKTGKKAHYVWNKSDFDAVDPETTDYLMALFEPGDLHFEEDRNPSMDPSIVETTEKAIRILQKNPKGFFLLVEGGRIDQAHHAGRAYMALHETVAFDYAIAKGLELTKEEETLTVVMADHSHPVTFNGFPFRGQSILGKSPLWATDFLPFTTLMYGNGPGHKISNGKRPDIRNVTTKAKDYVQLSAVPLQSTTHSGEDVAVLARGPMAHLFQGVQEQNYIAHAMAYAACVGADLRHCQGQTEPPVGQTTTSGDMNGARAVGASTALLGSLISALLVLQF from the exons ATGGAGTCGACAAGGCTGAccagctctgttttctttctgcttgtGGTGTTTACGTTGTCCAACGCCAAGG TTGCGGAGGAGGATCCAGAGTTCTGGAGGTCTCAGGCCAGGAAGACCCTGCAGTCAGCGCTGGACAGGAAACTCAACGAAAATGTTGCTAAGAACATCTTGTTTTTCCTTGGAGATG GTATGGGAATCACAACGTACACCGCTGCTCGTATCCTCAAGGGACAGCTGCAGAACCAGACGGGGGAGGAAACAGTGATGACCATGGACACCTTCCCCAGTGTGGGGCTGGCtaag ACCTACAGCGTGGACTTCCAGATCCCGGACAGTGCAGCCACGGCCACGGCGTACCTTTGCGGAGTGAAGACCAACCTGAACACTGTAGGGGTGAACGCGGCGACTCGCAACGGAGCCTGCAAAACTCAGAAGGGCAACGAGGTCACGTCTATCCTGAAGTGGGCCAAAGATGCGG GTAAGTCCGTTGGCATTGTAACAACTACGCGTGTGCAGCATGCCACTCCTGCAGCCGCTTACGCCCACAGCGCCAGCAGGTCGTGGTACAGTGATGCCGACATGTCTGATGCTGCCAAGCTGGAAGGCTGCACCGACATTGCTTCGCAGCTCATTGAAAACACAGACATCGAT GTGATCATTGGTGGCGGCAGGAAGTACATGACGCCTAGCGGCACCAAGGACCCAGAGTACCCCTGGGATTACGGCTCCAGGGGCAAAAGGAAGGATGGACGCGACCTAATCACTGAGTGGCAGAATTTAAAAACCGGAAAG AAGGCCCACTACGTGTGGAATAAATCGGATTTCGACGCTGTTGACCCTGAAACCACCGACTACCTCATGG CCCTTTTTGAACCCGGCGATCTCCACTTTGAGGAAGACAGGAACccaagcatggatccatccatCGTTGAGACAACAGAGAAGGCCATCCGCATCCTGCAGAAAAACCCTAAAGGCTTCTTCCTGCTAGTGGAGG GCGGCCGTATCGACCAGGCTCATCATGCGGGCCGGGCGTACATGGCGCTCCACGAGACGGTTGCTTTCGACTACGCCATCGCCAAGGGCCTTGAACTGACCAAGGAGGAGGAAACTCTCACCGTAGTAATGGCTGACCACTCCCATCCTGTTACCTTCAACGGATTCCCATTTAGGGGCCAGAGCATCCTGG GTAAATCTCCACTTTGGGCCACCGACTTCTTGCCTTTCACAACGCTGATGTACGGCAACGGACCTGGGCACAAAATCAGTAACGGCAAACGCCCCGACATCCGCAACGTCACCACCA AAGCTAAAGACTACGTCCAGCTGTCTGCAGTGCCCTTACAGTCTACCACCCACAGTGGAGAGGATGTGGCAGTGCTGGCCCGTGGACCCATGGCCCATCTCTTCCAGGGCGTCCAGGAGCAGAACTACATCGCCCATGCCATGGCCTATGCCGCCTGCGTGGGCGCTGACCTGAGGCACTGCCAGGGGCAGACTGAACCACCTGTGGGTCAGACCACAACCAGCGGCGACATGAACGGGGCCCGGGCAGTTGGAGCCTCCACAGCTTTGCTTGGCAGCCTCATCAGCGCACTGCTGGTCCTTCAGTTCTGA